The Pseudomonas cavernicola DNA segment GACCAGCATCGTGACCGTCTTGGGGTCGAGTCGATCTGCCGCGTCTTGCGGATCGCCCCATCCGGTTACCGGAAGCATGCAGCCCGGCTTCGTAACCCCGCACTGCGCTCCTGTCGTGCTCGGCGTGACGAGGTGTTGATCGCGGAAATCCAGCGAGTGTGGAATGCCAACATGCAGTGCTATGGCGCGATGAAGGTCTGGAAGCAACTCAGGCGAGAGCGCGTCGATGTGGCCAGGTGCACCGTGGAGCGTTTGATGCGTCAGGTCGGATTACAGGGCATACGGCGTGGTCAGGTCGTGCGGACAACGGTATCGGGCGACCAAACCGTATGCCCGCTGGATCGTGTCCAGCGTCAGTTCCATGCCGACCGGCCTAACCAGCTGTGGGTGTCGGACTTCACCTACATTTCGACCTGGCAGGGATGGTTGTATGTGGCCTTCGTGATCGACGTATTTGCACGCCGTATCGTCGGCTGGCGAGTCAGTACCAGCATGAAGACCGACTTCGTACTGGATGCCTTGGACCAGGCCCTGTATGACCGCCAGTCCAGTCGTACGGGCGGCCTGATCCATCACAGCGACCGCGGCAGCCAGTACGTCTCGATTCGCTACACCGAACGCCTGGCCGAGGCCGGCATCGAGCCCTCGGTCGGCAGCAAAGGCGATAGCTATGACAATGCCCTGGCCGAAACCATCAACGGGCTGTACAAGGCAGAGCTGATTCACCGGCAATCATGGAAGAGCCGCGAGGCTGTCGAGCTGGCCACCCTGAAGTGGGTGCACTGGTACAACCACCAGCGTCTGCTGGGCTCAATCGGCTATATCCCGCCGGCGGAGGCTGAGACAAACTTCTACCGGCAACAAGCCAGTCAGGCCATTGCGGCCTGACTTAAACGAAACGGCCTCCACAATAGCCGGGGCGATTCAGGCTGATGGCCGTGAAGATGGCACTCACGCGTGTGCTGATTGGGCCGCTGAACGTTACCAAAACCACCGCCACATTGGCGTACTCGATACCGGAGGCACTCTCTTCTTCTTTTGCGAATACTTTGCATCTCTGCAGCAGAGACTTCATGGGCATGATGTCGCTCCTTGCGGGTGGTTAAGGGCAGTCTGAATAAGTCGTCATGCCCGCGCTGGCGGGCATCCAGCTACACCGTAACTCCTACGTTCCCGCCTACTCGGGAACGACGTAAAAAAACTTGGTCAGAGCTTCCTTAAATTGCGTGCAACGAGCTGAGCGATGTCGATGCTGCTGTGCTTTGTAAATGTAAGAAGTTATAGGACTAAAGTCGAGTCGATAGCTATAAATGCTGACGATAATCAGTGCTGATTCGGCGTCATGGCAGTGCGCAAGCGGTTTTAACGCCTTGCGTTAGCCGCTGACTAAAGTATTACTAAATTACTGTTCGTTCTTTGCATCTGTATCTATGCTTCAAAAAAGCTTGAGATGGGGTGATGGCCATGTGCCGTCATGGCAGCAAGCGTAATAAGTCTCAAGGGTAAAGGGGGGCGACCGAATGGATAGTCGGGTGAACGAACGCTTACCCAACCGCCAGTTGGGCAAGCTTACGGCCTTGTTTTGCCGCCAGCAGGATGCCGACGCGACGTTGCTGGCCACCCATCTGGCCTTGGCCGTGCAGCAGACAGGGCAGCAGACGCTATTGCTCGATCTGGGCCTGCCGCATGGCGACAGCCTGGACCTGTTGAGTCTGGAGGCTTCGTTCCAGTTCGCTGACGCACTGCGCAACCTGCGCCGCTTGGATAATGCCCTGATCGACAGCGCCTTCTGCACCCATGCTTCGGGCCTGCGTTTGCTGGTGCTGTCGGCCGCGGGCGAGACGCTTGAGCATGCCAGTGCAGCAGAGCTTTACCTGCTGCTGGGTGCATTACGTCAACACTTCCAGCACATCGTCGTGAACCTTGCGGGGCAGCCGGATAGTGAGGCTTTGCGCTTGCTGGTCAGCAACTCCGACCAACTGCTTTGGTGTGCCGACCAGAGCGTGCCGAGCTGCCGGCGCAACCTCTCGCTGCTCAGCCAATGGCGCGAGCATGGGGTAAAGCTGGGGCACGCCAGTTTGCTGATCGATCGTTACTTGCGCGGGGTGGTACCGGATGATCAAGCCCTGAGTAAATCGTTCGCTCTTCCGGTTATTGAGGTGCTGCCATTTAGCGTTGAGGTGCGGATGAATGCCAAGAACCAAGGCCGTAGTCTGTTCGAGGTCGCGCCGCGGGAGCGTTTGAGCCAGCGTCTGAAATTGCTTGGTGAACAGCTGGCCGAGATCGACAAACCTGCGCCGCCGCCGCGTGGCTGGCTACGCCGGTGGGGAGGCTCGAAATGAGCGTCGACGCACTCTTTGGCGCTACCGTGCGGGGCATGCCCAGGCCGGGCAATACGACGCCCAGGGCCTCAAGCTGGTGCTGCACCGCTACATCATCGATGCCATCGACGATGACGGGGTGAATATTCTCGAAGGCGTGCGCTCGGCGGTTGCCCAGTACGTCATCGACAAGGTGGTCGAGTATGCCGGCCGCCATCAACTGGCTGTCTCGCGTTATGAAATGGAGCAGATGGCCGAGGAGCTGGTCGATGGGTTGACCGGTTTTGGCGCGAAACCAACCCCGATTTCGACCCCTGGATTGCCTTACGCGCAGAGAAAACCGAGGCCGTGGTGCGACTGCTGGTCGAGGACAACGGTGGCGGTATCGATCCACGGCTGTTGGAGCGCATCTTCGAGCCCTTCTTTACCACCAAGCCGGTGGGCAAGGGCACGGGCCTCGGGCTGTCGGTCAGCTACGGTATCGTCGAGCAGATGGGTGGGCTGCTGAGTGCCGAGAATTCGGCTGAAGGCGCACGCTTTATTATCAGCCTGCCGTTGGCAGAGGCCGCCATCCCCGCGCCATGATGCCGAGCGGCAGCCTATTGGAGTGCACAAATCCATCCGCACGGCTTAGCGAGACGGTACCAGCGCAGGGGTCAGTGCGGTGGATATTGCGAGAGCACCTTGCCGACTGTCTCGCGGATTGCCGCTTCGCGCTCGGTGGGGCTCGGCGGGACGCTACGCATGATCTGCTCGGCACTGCCGCGCCAGACCAGCTTGCCGTCCTTGCCGTCGAACAGGTCGACCTGGATGGTGGCGACTTTGTAGTCGTAGTTGCGTGTCTCGGTGTAAGCCGGACCACCCCAGTAGCCGTTCCAGTAACCGCCCCACATACCTCCGTAGCTGGTGCTGACCTGGTTCTGGCGATTTTCGACGATCAGCCATGTCTGGGCCTTGAGGTCTGACTTGGCACCGACCGGCGCCGGGTGTAGGCCGCGTTGGTCGAGCTGCTGGCTGACCGCTTCACGGATGCGTTGTTCGGTGAGATCGCTTTTGATCCGCGGGTCGTCCGGTCGGTACTGCAACGCCGGTTCTTGCCAGCTCCAGCTGCGATATGCGCCGAAGTCGCGAGTAGCGTCGAAATCACGGCTGAGTTGGTCGGTCTGGCAAGCGGCCAGCAACAACAGGATGGGGACTAAGAAAAAACGGGGGGACATGATTGCATCTCCGGAGCTAGAGCCTCTATCCAAGCGCAAGCGGAGAGCCGCCGCAAGCGCATATTGCAACGGCGCGTGAACCCCTATCCGTAGGCTGGGTAGAGCCTTTTTTTGGCGAAACCCAGCTTGCGGTCTTGATTGCTGGGTTTCGCTTCGCTCTACCCAGCCTACGCAAACGGTATGACCTAGTTCGGCGGGTAGTCGCTCAGGGCTTGCTGTACCGCGGAACGCAGAGCAGTGGCGCGTTCCGACTGGCTGCCGCGGCTATCCGTTTCGGCGCTGCCACTCCACACCGCCTGGCCATTGCCGGCGTCGAACAAGTCAATGCGCACCACCATGACTTCCTCCTCGTAGGTGCGCACCAGCGGCACGCTGCCATACAGGCCATAGTTGTTGCCGTAGGGGCCGTAGCCGTAATAGCTGCCGTAGTTATCCTGCACTTGGCGCAAGCGGCGCTCCACATGCATATTCGCGGCGACGCGCAGGTCGGCCTTGGCGCCTTGTTGAGCCGGGCGCAGGCCGCGTTGATCGAGGCTGGTGCTCAGGGTTTCCTGCACGAGTTCCGGGCTGGCCCAGGAGGTGCCGGCCGGTAGGTGGCCATCCAGCCAAGCCCAGGTACGGTAGCGCCCGTAATCGCGCGGCGCGGCGGGGTAAGAGCTGAGATCGAGGGTATTAGCCGCCTGAGCTGGAGCCGGTGGTAAGGGGTTGGAGCTGGCGGTATAGGGGTTGCTGCCCTGACAGGCAACAAGGCTCAAACAGCACGCCAACATACAAATACGGCGATTCATCACGTCCTCCGGGGCGACTCGTTAGAGCGGGCGGCAGATCCAGTGCAGATAGCGTCCAAGGCCCATGAAGCTCGGGTGGCGGCGGTGCGCTAGCTCCATTTCCAGCAGGTCGATCAGCTCGGCCTTGGCTTGGAATTCCACCGGCATATAGTCGTGAAATACTCGCACACCGCTTTGAGTTTCGACCTTCCAGTGGCCGGCTAGTTGCGCTGCCAGCTCACGTGGGTCAAGCGGCCGCTGCGGTGTCAGGCTTTGTTTTTCACCGGCAAACTCTTGTTTGCGCAGCTTGCGGAAGTGGCCCTTGAGCAGGTTGCGGTAGATCAGCGCATCGCGGTTGTAGAAGGCCAGCGACAGCCAGCCGCCAGCCGCCGTCAGTTGGTGCAGTACCGGCAGGATCGCGTGAGGTTCGGCCAGCCACTCCAGCACCGCGTGGCAGATCACCAGGTCATAGGGTTCGGTCAGTTGGCCGAGCAACTCCTGCCAGGGCGCCTGAATGAAGGTCGCGCTCTGCCCGGCCGCGGCGAAGCGCTCGCGGGCGCCCAGCAGCATGGGCTCGGCGGGTTCGCTGACGGTGACCTGATGGCCGCGCTCGGTCAACCACAACGACATATGCCCCAAGCCGGCGCCGATATCCAGCACCCGCATTGGGCGGTCCGGCAGGCTTTCGGCGAGGTCGGCCTGGAGCACCGCCAAGCGAATCGCGCCCTTGGCGCCGCCGTAGATCTTCTCGGCGAAACGCGTCGCCAGTTCATCGAAGTGTCGGTCGCTCATTTTCCGAACCGCCGTTCGCCATCGGCCAGTTTGGCGCGCACGGCCTGCTCCATATCGATGCCGAGTTCAGCGCAAAGCAGCAAGAGATACAGCACGATGTCGCCGACTTCCTGGCCGGCGTGCTCCAACTGGTCGGCCGGCAATTGCCGTGACTGGTCTTCGGTGAGCCACTGGAATATTTCCACCAGCTCAGCCATCTCTACGCTGGCGGCCATGGCCAGGTTCTTCGGGCTGTGGAAGCCGCTCCAGTCATTGCTGTCGCGAATGGCGTGCAGGCGGGTGGTGAGTTCTTCGAGGTTCATGCGGCTCTCCGGGTCAGAGCCGCATTGTTTCACGGGGCGCGCCCTAGATCACCCGCCAGCTACCGCTCATATGCGGGATGCCGTCTTGCCCCTGCAGTTTGAACTGCCCGCTGGGCGCCACATCGCTGGCTAGCAGGGTGGCTTCGCCGGGCAGCAGTAGCGGTTTCTGGAAGCGCACCTCAACCACATAACCGGCGGCCGGCAGCCGTTCGCCGAGGGCGGCCAGCGCGCGGGCCTTGTTCCACAGGCCATGGGCGATGGCGCGGGGGAAGCCGAACAGCTTGGCGCTGAAGGCGGACAGATGGATCGGGTTGTAGTCGCCTGCCACCCTGGCGTAGCGCCGGCCAATATTCGCCGGCGCCTGCCACTGCGCGATTTCGCCCAGCGCCAGCGGTTCGTCCTCGGCGCGCTGGATTGGCTGGCCGTTCAGGCGCAGGGCTCGGCAGAGGATGCGGCTGTCGCCTTCCCAGAGCAGACCGAGCTGGTCTTCGAGACGGGTAATCAGGCTGAAGACCGCGCCCTTTTCGTGTGGCTGGAGGTTTTCCACCTGCACGCTGACGCTGAACGGGCCGAGGCCGCCGAGCTGGCGCAGCACGCGGATGCGATTTTCCAGGTGTACCAGGCCGAGCAACGGGAAGGGGAAGGTCTTGTCAGTGAGCAACTGCATTTGCAGCGCGAAGGCGAGGATATGCGGGTAGGTCGGCGGTAACCGGCCGTCATCACTAAAGCCGCAGATCTGCCGGTAACGCGTCAAATGCCCTGGGTCGACGCTGACCGAGCAGCGCAGACCGTGGCTGGGCAGGGTCTGCCCGGTTACGCCGCGGCGCAGTGCGGCACGAGCGAATAGACCGGGCAGAGCCGGCGGGGCGGGCAGGTCGAGCCAAGCGGTGGCCATGGATAATCTCCTTGTTCAGATGCCAGCAGCTTAGTCCGCCACACTGCGGCTACATTGGCCGCGCGGCGTGCTCGCCTGGCAGGCGAGTCAATCAGCTTGAGCCGCAAGGCCAAAGCTGCATAAGATGACCACGCCTCACGGACAATAAGAACCTATAAAAAATGCTGCGTGATCTGACCGACGATGTGGCGCTGATGCGCCCGGTGATCGACGCCTTGCGGGCCAGTGGAACCGACCCCGATCGGGTGCTGGTGCGTGTCGGCTTACCACCCGGTGGCTTGCCCGCCGGGCGCTTCCCCCATTCTGCCCAGGCGCTGTTCTGGAAGGCCGCCGCCGACGAGTGCGCCCAGGAGCACATCGGCCTGTATTTGGCGCGCAATCTGCCGGCGTTCCATGGCCTGCTGCTGGAGTATCTATTCCTCTCCAGCGAAACCTTCGGCGACGGTTTACGCCATGCCCTGCGCTACGTGCGTCTGCTTTCCGACACCTTGAACGCCAAGCTGGAAGTCGAGGGCGAGCGTGCCACCCTGGTGCTCGGCATGATGGTCGGGGTGCCGCGACATTTTCCGGAAATGCTCGCCGGTGCGGTGATTCGCCTATTTGCCGCGTTGACCGAGGGCAACTTCAGGCCCTACGCCGTGCAATTGATGCACTGCGAGGGCGCGCCAGCAGAGCATTACGTCGATGTTTACGGCTGCCCCGCGCAGTTGGGGGCCGAGCGTTATGCCTTGCTGTTCGACGCCGCCGTGCTGAACCAGGCCTCTCGCCATGCCGCACCGGAATTGCTGCGGATGCACGAGTCCCTGGCGCGCCGGCAATTGGCCGAGGTGGAACGTCTGGACCTGGTGCGCAAGGTGCGCGAACTGATCGGCGAGCTGTTGGTTGAGAGCGGCGCCACCCTGGAACAGGTTGCCGGTAGCTTGAACATGCCGCCGCGCCGGCTGCGTGAACGGTTGGCTATGGCCGGGGTGCGCTTCAACGATCTGGTCACCGACTACCGTTGCCGGCTGGCCAAAGAGTTGCTGCTCAAGACCGATGAACGCATCGAAGTGATAGTCGAACGCACCGGCTTCTCCGAGCCAAGCACGTTCTACCGGGCGTTCAAACGCTGGGTCGGAGAGACCCCGGTGGAGTTTAGGAAACGCGGCAAATTGTAGGCTGGGTAGAGCCGTTTTTTGGCGAAACCCAGCTTTGCGACGGTGGCCTAGCTGGGTTTCATGAGGTGCATCCATGCACCTCGCTCTGCGGGTAGCTAAAGTTGTGCAAAACGGCTTTCCTGCTGTTTCGTCGCTGCGCTCTACGCCAGTGCGTAGGGTGGGTTAGCCGCGAAGCGGCGTAACCCACCGACCGGTCCGGCAGCACCCTACGCCCCCAGCAAACTCTGCCCACACACCCGCAGTACCTGCCCGCTTACCGCCCCGGAACTCGGTTGAGCGAACCAGGCCACGGCTTCGGCGACATCTTGCGGCAGGCCGCCCTGGCCCATGGAGTTCATGCGCCGGCCGGCTTCACGGATGGTCAAGGGAATGGCGGCGGTCATCTGTGTCTCGATAAAGCCTGGCGCCACCGCATTGATGCTGATGCCGCGTTTGCCGAGTGCGGGAGACCAGGCCTGGGCCAGGCCGATCAGGCCGGCTTTGCTGACCGCGTAGTTGCTCTGGCCCATGTTGCCGGCGATGCCGCTGATCGACGCGAGCAATACCACGCGAGCGTTATCGTGCAGCTTGCCAGCCTCCAGCAGGGCCTGGGTCAGCAGTTGTGGCGCGCGTAGGTTGACGTCGATCACCGAGTCCCAGAAAGCATCGCTCATCTTCGCCAGGGTCTTGTCGCGGGTGATACCGGCGTTGTGCACCAGAATATCCACCCCTTCTGGCAGCGCTTCGATTAGTTGCGCCGCCGCATCTGTCGCGCAGATATCCAGCGCTATGCTGCGCCCGCCGAGGCGAGCGGCGAGGGCGTCGAGGGCGTCTTTGACTTGCGGCACATCCAGCAGCAGCACTTGTGCACCATCGCGCGCCAGGGTTTCCGCGATGGCGGCGCCGATACCACGGCTGGCGCCAGTCACCAGGGCTGTCTGCCCGGCCAGCGGCCGAGTCCAGTCTTTCACTTGCTCCGCACAAGCGCTCAGGCGGATGACTTGGCCAGAGACGTAAGCGCTTTTCGGTGAGAGGAAAAAGCGCAGGGCACCTTCCAACTGATTTTCGGCACCCTTGCCGACATACAGCAGTTGCACGCTGCCACCACGGCGGATCTCCTTGCCGAGCGAGCGGGTGAAACCTTCCAGCGAACGTTGCGCGCTGGCGGCGAACGGGTCTTTGAGCGACTCCGGCGGCCGTCCGAGTACCACCACCCGAGGGCATTGAGCCAAGCCTTTGAGGGCCGGCTGGAAGAAGTCGCGCAGCTCACGCAACTGCTCGGCGTTGCTGATACCGCTGGCGTCGAAGATCAAGGCCTTAAGTTTTGGGCCGTGCTCGGCGGTCCAGCGGCTCAGGCCGAACTGGCCATCCTGCTGGGCGAAGGCGGCATCGGTCAGGCGATTCAGGCAGCCACTGGCGGCTTCGGCCAGCACTCCGCCGCTGATCAGCAGGGCCCCATCGACCGGCCGAGTCCGTCCGGCCATCCAGCGCTCCAAACGCAGCGGAGCAGGCAGACCGAGGGCGCCGACCAGGCGACGGCCCAGAGCGGAGTTGGCGAAGTTCAGATAACGGTCGGACATGGCAGTCGGCTCCTGCTGGCGAATCAAATGTGGGCCCACTCTACGCAGCCCGACAGACTGCGCAATTGACCGTGCCGCCTGCCGTGCTGGCAAGGCGGCCAATGCGAGGCGGGCGGGGCAAGCTAGTCTTGTGCCCACTTATCCCGCAAGGAGTCACCCATGACCCAGCTGCGTCGGGTCGCCATTGTCGGCGGCAACCGTATCCCCTTCGCCCGCTCTAATACCGTGTACGCCACCGCGAGCAATCAGCAGATGTTGACGGCGGCACTTGAAGGCCTGATCGAGCGCTACAACCTGCATGGCGAGCGCTTGGGTGAAGTGGTGGCTGGCGCGGTGCTCAAGCATTCACGCGACTTCAACCTGACCCGTGAATGCGTGCTGGGCTCGCGGCTGGCGCCGGAAACCTCGGCTTATGACCTCCAGCAAGCCTGCGGAACCGGCCTGGAAGCGGCGATTCTGGTGGCCAACAAGATTGCCCTCGGGCAGATCGACAGCGGCATCGCCGGCGGCGTCGACACCACCTCCGATGCGCCGATCGGGGTCAACGAAGGGCTGCGGCAGATTCTGCTGGAGGCCAATCGCGGCAAGTCCACGGGCGACAAGCTGAAAACCCTGCTGAAGATTCGTCCGCGCCATCTGGCGCCGCATATCCCGCGCAATGGCGAGCCGCGTACCGGCTTGTCGATGGGTGAGCATTGCGAGCAGATGGCACAGACCTGGGCCATCCCCCGCGATGAACAGGACCAACTGGCCGTCGCCAGCCACCAGAAGCTCGCAGCCGCTTATGCCGAGAGCTGGCACGACGACCTGCTGACGCCGTTCCTCGGCTTGACCCGCGACCAGAACCTGCGCCCGGAGATCAGCCTGGAGAAGTTGGCGACCCTCAACCCGGTGTTCGACAAAGGCCCGCGCGGCACCCTGACCGCCGCCAACTCGACGCCGCTGACCGACGGCGCCTCGGTGGTGCTGCTGGCCAGTGAAGAGTGGGCCAAGGCCCGCGGCCTACCGATTCTGGCCTACTTCAAGGATGGCGAAGCGGCGGCGGTGGACTTCGTAAAAGGTAAGGAAGGCCTGCTGATGGCGCCGGTGTACGCCGTGCCACGTCTACTGGCGCGCAACAAGCTGAGTTTGCAGGACTTCGACTATTACGAAATTCACGAGGCCTTCGCCGCCCAAGTGCTTTGTACGCTGAAGGCCTGGGAAGATCCTGAGTACTGCAAGACCCGGCTCGGCCTGGACCAGGCGCTAGGTTCGATTGACCGTAGCAAGATGAACGTCAAAGGCAGCTCGCTGGCCGCCGGCCATCCGTTCGCGGCCACCGGCGGGCGCATCGTCGCCAACCTGGCCAAGCTGCTGTCGGTGGCGGAGCAGGGCCGTGGCCTGATCTCAATTTGCGCCGCCGGCGGTCAAGGTGTGACTGCGATCATCGAAAAGTAATCCAACCGCTGTGACCGCAATTCAGCGCGGCCACAGGATGTAAGCAACTCCGTGATTCTCTTCGTTTTGAGAGCGGCGGCCCGTTTCGGCGGTGCCGCCTTTTTTTGTTCTGTATGGAGCGGACACAGGGTGTAGGAGCGAATTTATTCGCGATGGGGCAGCACCGAGTCGCTCTTGTTCGCGGATGAATCCGCTCCTACAAAACCCAAGCCCTCAGTGCTGGCCATTCCCCGGCTGCAACAGCGAAGTCGGCACCCGGCCATTGAAGGGGGTGGAGAGGATGATCGAGGTCTTGCTCGCGCCGTACTCCGAGAGCCGGTCGATCAGCGATTGCAGCTCGTTCATCGAGGCGACGGCGGCGTGCATGATCACGCAGGCATCGCCGGTCACACGGTAGCAACTGGTCAGCTCTGGGAAGCGTTCGAGTGCCGCCAGGCTTGAGTGCGATTGGTGAGTGGCGATGCGCAGCTCGATCATGCACTCGATCGGCAGGCCGAGTTTGCTGACGTCGACATTGGCCTGATAGCCGCTGATCACGCCGCTGCTCTCCAGCTTGGCCACCCGTTCGGCGACGGCGGGTGGCGACAGGTTGACCCGCCGCGCCAACTCGGCAAATGACAGGCGGCCGTCTTCGATCAGGGCGGTCAGAATCAGGCGGTCGTATTTATCCATGCTGAAACTCCAGGCCGTGTGAAAACTACTGTGCTCGGTTATACCGCGTTAAAAACAGGCTCAAAATGCTCATTTACACTACGTAAACTGCGCTTTTTCATCTGTTTTTGCCTTGTCTAACCTTCGCTCGCTACGTTTTCACACGGCCTAACTCGCAAATTTCGAATCGTTGGTTATTCGCTAAAAATACCATTGAGAATAAAGTTTTCACGCTAATAAACGTTTGTTCGCTATTAGCTCTCCTGGATAAGCCTCATAAACTATCCGCTCACTTCTTCGCCTTGTCGAGTCGAGCATGAGCACGCGCGTCGTCCGTTTTCCCCTGTTGCTGCTCGGTGCGTTTGCCGCGCTGTATCTGATCTGGGGCTCCACCTACCTGGCTATCCGTATCGGCGTGGAGTCCTGGCCGCCGCTGTTGATGGCTGGTATCCGCTTTCTCGTCGCCGGCTGCCTGATGTATGCCTGGCTGCGTTGGCGTGGCGTGCCGGCGCCAACCGGGCGTGAATGGCGCGCGGCTGGGAAGATTGGGTTTCTGCTGCTGGCCTGCGGCAACGGCGGGGTGACGGTGGCCGAACATTGGGGCGTAGCTTCCGGCGTGGCGGCGTTGGCGGTGGCGACGGTGCCGCTGTTCACCTTGTTGTTCGGGATGTTCTGGGGCCAGCGCAATACCAAATTGGAATGGGCCGGCATTGCCCTCGGCCTGCTGGGGATCGCCTTGCTTAACCTGGGTTCGAACTTGCAGGCGAGCCCGGCGGGCGCGGCGTTGATCCTGTTCGCCGCGGCCAGTTGGGCGTTTGGTTCGATGTGGGGCAAGTCACTGCCGTTACCCAACGGACCGATGGCCAGTGCGGCGGAGATGCTCGTGGGGGGCGCGGTGCTGCTGATCGGTAGCCTGCTCAGTGGCGAGCGGCTGACGCAGATGCCCAGCGCCGCCGGTTGGGGCGCCTTGGCCTATCTGGTGCTGTTCGGCTCGATCATCGCCTTCAGTTCCTACCTCTACCTGCTCAAGCATGTGCGTCCGGCGGCGGCGACCAGTTATGCCTACGTCAATCCGGTGGTGGCAGTGCTGCTCGGCATCCTCTTCGCTGGCGAACAGATCGGCAGTGCGGAATGGCTGGCGATGGTGGTGATCGTCAGTGCGGTGCTGCTGATCGGCCTGCCGCAGTGGCGCCAGCGTCAGGACGAACTGGCGGCTGCGGCTGATTAATGCTCGCCCGGGGCCGACCTAGGAGCCTGTTCATGATCTGCTGCGCGTCGGCCTCCGGCCCACCCTGATCACCGGTAGTGCATATACGTGCTGGTGTCCGTCGATGAAGTCGGGAAGCCGGTTGAAGTGCCGCCCGATGGCGGTCTATGTGGCCATTGCCCTCAGGTCTTTGGCTAGCTCTGGCCAGAGCGGCGATTGGCTCATGACGCGGGTGGCAGAGATGCGCTGCTGGCCGAGCAGTTCGAAAATGGCTGCGCTGATGGACAGCGATTGGGCGAAATCGTCGGCGCACAGCGTCAGCCGTTTCACTAGGCCTTGGCCCCGTAAAACG contains these protein-coding regions:
- a CDS encoding IS3 family transposase (programmed frameshift); translated protein: MRKTTTYSPEVRERAVRMVLEHLNDYPSEWAAIESIAPKIGCAAQTLHGWVRRYQTNTGQRPGQTTEEHERIKTLEREVRELRKANEILRLASAYFCPGGARPPHQVLRAFVDQHRDRLGVESICRVLRIAPSGYRKHAARLRNPALRSCRARRDEVLIAEIQRVWNANMQCYGAMKVWKQLRRERVDVARCTVERLMRQVGLQGIRRGQVVRTTVSGDQTVCPLDRVQRQFHADRPNQLWVSDFTYISTWQGWLYVAFVIDVFARRIVGWRVSTSMKTDFVLDALDQALYDRQSSRTGGLIHHSDRGSQYVSIRYTERLAEAGIEPSVGSKGDSYDNALAETINGLYKAELIHRQSWKSREAVELATLKWVHWYNHQRLLGSIGYIPPAEAETNFYRQQASQAIAA
- a CDS encoding Flp family type IVb pilin — its product is MPMKSLLQRCKVFAKEEESASGIEYANVAVVLVTFSGPISTRVSAIFTAISLNRPGYCGGRFV
- a CDS encoding DUF4136 domain-containing protein — translated: MSPRFFLVPILLLLAACQTDQLSRDFDATRDFGAYRSWSWQEPALQYRPDDPRIKSDLTEQRIREAVSQQLDQRGLHPAPVGAKSDLKAQTWLIVENRQNQVSTSYGGMWGGYWNGYWGGPAYTETRNYDYKVATIQVDLFDGKDGKLVWRGSAEQIMRSVPPSPTEREAAIRETVGKVLSQYPPH
- a CDS encoding DUF4136 domain-containing protein, with protein sequence MNRRICMLACCLSLVACQGSNPYTASSNPLPPAPAQAANTLDLSSYPAAPRDYGRYRTWAWLDGHLPAGTSWASPELVQETLSTSLDQRGLRPAQQGAKADLRVAANMHVERRLRQVQDNYGSYYGYGPYGNNYGLYGSVPLVRTYEEEVMVVRIDLFDAGNGQAVWSGSAETDSRGSQSERATALRSAVQQALSDYPPN
- a CDS encoding methyltransferase domain-containing protein, translated to MSDRHFDELATRFAEKIYGGAKGAIRLAVLQADLAESLPDRPMRVLDIGAGLGHMSLWLTERGHQVTVSEPAEPMLLGARERFAAAGQSATFIQAPWQELLGQLTEPYDLVICHAVLEWLAEPHAILPVLHQLTAAGGWLSLAFYNRDALIYRNLLKGHFRKLRKQEFAGEKQSLTPQRPLDPRELAAQLAGHWKVETQSGVRVFHDYMPVEFQAKAELIDLLEMELAHRRHPSFMGLGRYLHWICRPL
- a CDS encoding nucleotide pyrophosphohydrolase, producing the protein MNLEELTTRLHAIRDSNDWSGFHSPKNLAMAASVEMAELVEIFQWLTEDQSRQLPADQLEHAGQEVGDIVLYLLLLCAELGIDMEQAVRAKLADGERRFGK
- a CDS encoding MaoC family dehydratase, which produces MATAWLDLPAPPALPGLFARAALRRGVTGQTLPSHGLRCSVSVDPGHLTRYRQICGFSDDGRLPPTYPHILAFALQMQLLTDKTFPFPLLGLVHLENRIRVLRQLGGLGPFSVSVQVENLQPHEKGAVFSLITRLEDQLGLLWEGDSRILCRALRLNGQPIQRAEDEPLALGEIAQWQAPANIGRRYARVAGDYNPIHLSAFSAKLFGFPRAIAHGLWNKARALAALGERLPAAGYVVEVRFQKPLLLPGEATLLASDVAPSGQFKLQGQDGIPHMSGSWRVI
- a CDS encoding AraC family transcriptional regulator, whose protein sequence is MRDLTDDVALMRPVIDALRASGTDPDRVLVRVGLPPGGLPAGRFPHSAQALFWKAAADECAQEHIGLYLARNLPAFHGLLLEYLFLSSETFGDGLRHALRYVRLLSDTLNAKLEVEGERATLVLGMMVGVPRHFPEMLAGAVIRLFAALTEGNFRPYAVQLMHCEGAPAEHYVDVYGCPAQLGAERYALLFDAAVLNQASRHAAPELLRMHESLARRQLAEVERLDLVRKVRELIGELLVESGATLEQVAGSLNMPPRRLRERLAMAGVRFNDLVTDYRCRLAKELLLKTDERIEVIVERTGFSEPSTFYRAFKRWVGETPVEFRKRGKL
- a CDS encoding 3-oxoacyl-ACP reductase — protein: MSDRYLNFANSALGRRLVGALGLPAPLRLERWMAGRTRPVDGALLISGGVLAEAASGCLNRLTDAAFAQQDGQFGLSRWTAEHGPKLKALIFDASGISNAEQLRELRDFFQPALKGLAQCPRVVVLGRPPESLKDPFAASAQRSLEGFTRSLGKEIRRGGSVQLLYVGKGAENQLEGALRFFLSPKSAYVSGQVIRLSACAEQVKDWTRPLAGQTALVTGASRGIGAAIAETLARDGAQVLLLDVPQVKDALDALAARLGGRSIALDICATDAAAQLIEALPEGVDILVHNAGITRDKTLAKMSDAFWDSVIDVNLRAPQLLTQALLEAGKLHDNARVVLLASISGIAGNMGQSNYAVSKAGLIGLAQAWSPALGKRGISINAVAPGFIETQMTAAIPLTIREAGRRMNSMGQGGLPQDVAEAVAWFAQPSSGAVSGQVLRVCGQSLLGA
- a CDS encoding acetyl-CoA C-acetyltransferase; translated protein: MTQLRRVAIVGGNRIPFARSNTVYATASNQQMLTAALEGLIERYNLHGERLGEVVAGAVLKHSRDFNLTRECVLGSRLAPETSAYDLQQACGTGLEAAILVANKIALGQIDSGIAGGVDTTSDAPIGVNEGLRQILLEANRGKSTGDKLKTLLKIRPRHLAPHIPRNGEPRTGLSMGEHCEQMAQTWAIPRDEQDQLAVASHQKLAAAYAESWHDDLLTPFLGLTRDQNLRPEISLEKLATLNPVFDKGPRGTLTAANSTPLTDGASVVLLASEEWAKARGLPILAYFKDGEAAAVDFVKGKEGLLMAPVYAVPRLLARNKLSLQDFDYYEIHEAFAAQVLCTLKAWEDPEYCKTRLGLDQALGSIDRSKMNVKGSSLAAGHPFAATGGRIVANLAKLLSVAEQGRGLISICAAGGQGVTAIIEK